The genomic segment TAACCGACGCCACCGCGGCGATCGAGGCGCTGGGACTGGCGATCACCGCCTCGCCGCTCCGCGCCGGGCTGATCGCCTGCACCGGCGCCAGCGGCTGCCGCTTCGCCGCCGCGCATACCAAGGAGACCGCAGAAGCGATCGCGCAATATTGCGAGCCGCGCGTGCCGCTCGATACGCCGATCAACATCCATCTCACCGGCTGTCATAACTCCTGCGCGCAGCACTTCATCAGCGACATCGGCCTGATCGGCTCCAAGGTGGCGATCTCGGATGAGGACAGCGTCGAAGGCTTTCATATCCACGTTGGCGGAGGCTTCGGCGTTGATGCGGCGATCGGCACTGAGGTGCTGCGCGACGTCAAGCAGGACGATGCCCCGCGCGTGATCGAGCGGATGCTGCAGACGTATCTGGCGCGGCGCGCGTCGCCATCCGAAACCTTCCTCGCCTTCGTCCGCCGCCACGATGCGGCGACGCTGCAGCAACTATTCGCATCCGAGCAATCACCGGAGACCGTGGCATGAGCCAGAACCTGCCGCCGCCGATCCCGCTACTGGTGCCGGAAACCGCGCCGTTTTCCGAAGAGCAGCGTGCCTGGCTCAACGGCTTCTTCGCCGGCCTGGTGTCGCTCGATGGGCAAGGCGTCACCGCGCTGTCGCCCGATCAGGCCGCGGCATTCATCGCCGGCGCTCCCGCGCCAGCGGCCGAAGACGATGACGGCGGCGCACCGTGGCACGACCAGAGCCTGCCGATCGCCGAGCGAATGCAGCTTGCGGAGGGCAAGCCGCTGCGCTGGAAGCTGATGGCCGCGATGGCACAGCAGGATTGCGGCCAATGCGGCTACGACTGCTGCAACTACTCGGGCGCGATCTTCGAAGGCCAAGAGACGCGGCTGAACCTGTGCGCCCCTGGCGGCAAGGACACCGCGCGGATGGTGAAGGCGCTGGCCGAACAGATCGGTTCGGCCCCAACGCTGGACAACGCCCCCTCGCTCGCGGCCGACACTGCTCCAGTAGCAGCGTTGCCGCCGCGCGGCACCTCGCGCGACAATCCGGCAACCGCCAAGGTGCTGTCGCGCAAGCGCCTCAACAAGCCGGGCTCGGAGAAAGAGACCTGGCACGTCGAGTTCGAGCTGGAGGATTGTCTCAGCTACGAGGCCGGCGATTCCTTCGGGCTGTTTCCGACCAACGATCCGGCGCTGGTCGACGCGGTGCTGCACGCGCTCGGCGCGCCGGCGGAGTTTCCGATTGCGCAATCGACGCTGCGGCAGACGCTGCTCGACAGCGTGTCGTTGGCACCGGCGCCCGACATGCTGTTTCAGCTGATCAGCTACATCACCGGCGGCGACAAACGAAAGAAAGCGCGTGCGCTCGCCAGCGGCGAGGATCCCGACGGCGACGCCGCAACGCTCGACGTACTCGCCGCGCTGGAGAAATTCCCCGGTCTCCGTCCCGATCCGGAAGCCTTCATCGAAGCGCTCGATCCGCTGCAGCCGCGGCTGTACTCGATCTCGTCGTCGCCGAAGACCACGCCCGGCCGGCTGTCGCTGACGGTTGATTGCGTGCGCTACACAATCGGCAAGCGGCAGCGGCTCGGCGTCTGCTCGACCGGGCTCGCCGAGCGGGTCCGGCCGGGCGAGACGTTGCGCGCCTATGTGCAGAAGGCGCATCATTTCGCGCTGCCGTCCGATCCCAACCAGCCGATCATCATGATCGGCCCCGGCACCGGCGTCGCGCCGTTCCGCGCCTTCCTGCACGAGCGCCAGGCGATCCAGGCGCCGGGCAAGAACTGGCTGTTCTTCGGCCATCAGCGTTCCGCCTCGGACTTCTTCTATGAGGACGAACTGAAGGCCATGAAGACCGCCGGCCTGCTGACGCGGCTGACGCTGGCGTGGTCGCGCGACAGCGGCGAGAAGATCTATGTCCAGGACCGGATGCGCGAGGTCGGCCGCGACCTGTGGAGCTGGCTCACCGAAGGCGCCAGCCTCTACGTCTGCGGCGACGCCAAGCGCATGGCCAAGGATGTCGAGCGCGCGCTGGTCGACATCGTCGCCCAGCACGGCGCCCGTTCAGCAGCGGAGGCGACGGCGTTCGTGTCCGAGCTGAAGAAGCAGGGGCGCTATCAGCAGGATGTGTATTAGGCGAGGTTGACAGCCTCTCCCCTCGTCATTCCGGGGCGCGCGCCTTGCGCGCGAACCCGGAATCCCGAGCTTGTTTCCAAGCAAGAGAGATTCCGGGTTCGCTCACTTCGTGAGCGCCCCGGAATGACGACGGAGAGGTTGATGCACGATCCCTCCACGCGTCATTCCGGATTGCGAGCGCAGCTCGCAAGTCCGGAATCTATAACCCCTGCAAGCGCCGTCACGCACAGCAACCGCAACACTATGCCTCACAGCAACGCCCGTGGTTATGGATTCCGGGCTCGCGCTGCGCGCGCCCCGGAATGACGATAGAGAGGCCTACACCGACGCGGTTGTGACACCGCCGTCGATCACGATGGTCTGGCCGGTCATGAAGGTCGAGGCATCCGAGCCCAAATACGCAACGGCCCCGGCGATTTCGTGCGGCTCGCCGATCCGGCGCAGCGGGGTGCCGGCGGTGCGACGTTTCAGGTTGGCCTCGTCTTCCCACAGCGCGCGCGCGAAGTCGGTTTTGACCAGGCCCGGCGCGATGGCGTTGATGCGGACGCCCTTGGGGCCCCACTCGCCGGCGAGACTGCGGCACAGCGCGAAGTCGGCGGCCTTGGAGATGCCGTAGGCGCCGATCACGGTGGAGCCGCGCAAGCCCCCGATCGACGAGATGATCACCACCGAGCCGTTGCCGCGCTCCGCCATCTGCGGGATCGCGCGGGCGCACAGCCAGATGTTGCTCTTGACGTTCGACGCCATGATCTTGTCGAACGCCTCGTCGGCGATATCGAGCAGCGGGCCGTAATACGGGTTGACTGCGGCGTTGCAGACCAGGATGTCGACCTTGCCGTATTTCGCGGTGGCACCGTCGATCAGCCCGTCGACCTCGGCCTTGCGGGAGATGTTGCAGGCGATGACGTGCGCGTCGCCGCCTTCCTTGCGGATGCCTTCGGCAACTTCCTCGCAGGCGTCGGCCTTGCGGCTCGAGATCACCACCTTGGCGCCGAGCTTGGCCAGCAGCTCCGCCGACGCCCGCCCGATACCGCGCGACGAGCCGGTGACGACGGCGACTTTGCCGGTGAGATCGAACGGATTGACGGTCATGGCGCGGCTCCCTGATTGTTTTTCGTTGTCGTCATTCCGGGGCGCGAGCGGATGCTCGCGAACCCGGAATCCAGAGGTTGTTTGTGCGGCCGAGATTCCGGGTTCGCGCTGCGCGCGCCCCGGAATGACAAACATGTTGGTTGTGGCAGACCAACTTGCGCTGGCCTGCTCCCTCGCCCCGCTTTAGCGGGGAGAGGGTTGGGGTGAGGGGCGACGCGGGCATTGAGCTCGGCCTTGCGGAAACGCCCCCTCACCCGCCCGGCTCCGCTGCGCTCCGCCGGACGACCTCTCCCCGCGCGCGGGGAGAGGTTAGTCCGAACGCGCGGCGCTCAGATCAGCCCGCCGCCCGCGCTGACGCGGGCGAGGTGGTGATCGGTGTCGCCGAAGGTCTGCTCGATCATGGTCAGCCGCTTGAAGTAGTGGCCGATCTTGGCTTCCATCGTCATGCCGATGCCGCCATGGAGCTGGATCGACTGCTGGCCGACGAACTTGCCGGACTTGCCGATCTGCACCTTTGCCGCCGCGATCGCGCCGGCGCGTTCCTTGGCGTCGTCGAACTCGGCCGCCATGGTGGCGAACATCGCCATCGAGCGGGCCTGTTCGGTGGCCACGAACATGTCGGCGGCGCGATGCTGCAGCACCTGGAAGCTGCCGATCGGCACGCCGAACTGCTTGCGGGTCTTGATGTACTCGACCGTGGTGGTGAGTGACTCATCCATCAGGCCGACCGCTTCGGCGCACAGCGCGGTGCGGGCGTCGTCGACCACCACTTCGATCAGCTCGAGCGCGTTCTCCGGATCGCCGATCGCCGCATCGGCGCCAACCTGGACGCCGGTGAAGGTGATGTCGGCGGCGTGCAGCCCGTCCTGGGTCGGATAGCCCTTGCGGGTGATGCCCTTGGCATCGGCCGGCACCAGGAACACGCCGACGCCGGCGCGGTCACGCTGGCCGCCCTTGGTGCGGGCGGTGACGATCAGGGTGTCGGCGGCCTCGCCGTTCAACACCACGAACTTCTCGCCGTCGATCACCCAGCCGTCGCCGCTCTTCTTGGCGGTGGTGGAGACGTCGCCAAGATCCCAGCGCGAGTTCTTTTCGAGCTGGGCGAACGCAAAGGTCTTGGAGCCGTCGATGATGCCCGGCAAATGCGCGGCCTTCTGCGCGGCCGAACCAGCACGGCGCAGGAAGCCTCCGCCGATCACCACGGTCGGCAGATAGGGTTCGAGCACCAGCGAATGGCCGAGCGCCTCCATGACGATCATGGTCTCGACCGCGCCAGCGCCGAAGCCGCCGTCTTCTTCCGAGAACGGCAGGCCGAGCAGGCCCTGCTCGGCAAACTTGCCCCACACCGCGCGGCTCCAGCCGCCCTTCTCCTTGGCGTACT from the Rhodopseudomonas palustris genome contains:
- a CDS encoding SDR family NAD(P)-dependent oxidoreductase translates to MTVNPFDLTGKVAVVTGSSRGIGRASAELLAKLGAKVVISSRKADACEEVAEGIRKEGGDAHVIACNISRKAEVDGLIDGATAKYGKVDILVCNAAVNPYYGPLLDIADEAFDKIMASNVKSNIWLCARAIPQMAERGNGSVVIISSIGGLRGSTVIGAYGISKAADFALCRSLAGEWGPKGVRINAIAPGLVKTDFARALWEDEANLKRRTAGTPLRRIGEPHEIAGAVAYLGSDASTFMTGQTIVIDGGVTTASV
- the pimD gene encoding pimeloyl-CoA dehydrogenase small subunit, whose protein sequence is MDFDLSEEQRLLKESVEGLLKGSYDFDSRKKYAKEKGGWSRAVWGKFAEQGLLGLPFSEEDGGFGAGAVETMIVMEALGHSLVLEPYLPTVVIGGGFLRRAGSAAQKAAHLPGIIDGSKTFAFAQLEKNSRWDLGDVSTTAKKSGDGWVIDGEKFVVLNGEAADTLIVTARTKGGQRDRAGVGVFLVPADAKGITRKGYPTQDGLHAADITFTGVQVGADAAIGDPENALELIEVVVDDARTALCAEAVGLMDESLTTTVEYIKTRKQFGVPIGSFQVLQHRAADMFVATEQARSMAMFATMAAEFDDAKERAGAIAAAKVQIGKSGKFVGQQSIQLHGGIGMTMEAKIGHYFKRLTMIEQTFGDTDHHLARVSAGGGLI
- a CDS encoding sulfite reductase subunit alpha; protein product: MSQNLPPPIPLLVPETAPFSEEQRAWLNGFFAGLVSLDGQGVTALSPDQAAAFIAGAPAPAAEDDDGGAPWHDQSLPIAERMQLAEGKPLRWKLMAAMAQQDCGQCGYDCCNYSGAIFEGQETRLNLCAPGGKDTARMVKALAEQIGSAPTLDNAPSLAADTAPVAALPPRGTSRDNPATAKVLSRKRLNKPGSEKETWHVEFELEDCLSYEAGDSFGLFPTNDPALVDAVLHALGAPAEFPIAQSTLRQTLLDSVSLAPAPDMLFQLISYITGGDKRKKARALASGEDPDGDAATLDVLAALEKFPGLRPDPEAFIEALDPLQPRLYSISSSPKTTPGRLSLTVDCVRYTIGKRQRLGVCSTGLAERVRPGETLRAYVQKAHHFALPSDPNQPIIMIGPGTGVAPFRAFLHERQAIQAPGKNWLFFGHQRSASDFFYEDELKAMKTAGLLTRLTLAWSRDSGEKIYVQDRMREVGRDLWSWLTEGASLYVCGDAKRMAKDVERALVDIVAQHGARSAAEATAFVSELKKQGRYQQDVY